A genomic region of Colius striatus isolate bColStr4 chromosome 20, bColStr4.1.hap1, whole genome shotgun sequence contains the following coding sequences:
- the RASL10B gene encoding ras-like protein family member 10B isoform X2: MVATFKVAVLGAQGVGKSAIVRQFLYNEFSEVCVPTTARRVYLPAVVMNGHVHDLQIMDCPPIAAFPVNTLQEWADVCCRGLRSVHAYILVYDICCFDSFEYIKTIRQQILETRVIGTSETPIIIVGNKRDLQRGRVIPRWNVSNLVKKTWKCGYIECSAKYNWHILLLFSELLKSVGCARCKHVHAAIRFQGALRRNRCTIM, encoded by the exons ATGGTGGCAACCTTCAAGGTCGCCGTGCTGGGAGCCCAGGGCGTGGGCAAGAGTGCCATAGTGCGGCAGTTCCTGTACAACGAGTTCAGCGAGGTCTGTGTGCCCACCACGGCCCGCCGCGTCTACCTGCCCGCCGTCGTCATGAACGGCCACGTCCACGACCTGCAGATCATGGACTGTCCCCCCATTGCGGCTTTCCCCGTCAACACCCTGCAG GAGTGGGCAGACGTGTGTTGCAGGGGGCTCCGGAGCGTCCACGCCTACATCCTGGTCtatgacatctgctgctttgACAGCTTCGAGTACATCAAAACCATCCGCCAGCAGATCCTGGAAACAAG GGTCATTGGCACTTCAGAGACCCCCATCATCATCGTGGGCAACAAGCGGGACCTGCAGCGGGGCCGGGTGATCCCGCGCTGGAACGTGTCCAACCTGGTGAAGAAGACGTGGAAGTGCGGCTACATCGAGTGCTCGGCCAAGTACAACTGGCACATCCTGCTGCTCTTCAGTGAGCTCCTCAAGAGCGTGGGCTGTGCCCGCTGCAAGCACGTGCACGCCGCCATCCGCTTCCAGGGGGCCCTGCGCAGGAACCGCTGCACCATCATGTGA
- the RASL10B gene encoding ras-like protein family member 10B isoform X1: MVATFKVAVLGAQGVGKSAIVRQFLYNEFSEVCVPTTARRVYLPAVVMNGHVHDLQIMDCPPIAAFPVNTLQEWADVCCRGLRSVHAYILVYDICCFDSFEYIKTIRQQILETRVIGTSETPIIIVGNKRDLQRGRVIPRWNVSNLVKKTWKCGYIECSAKYNWHILLLFSELLKSVGCARCKHVHAAIRFQGALRRNRCTIMTSCRRFPRCLHRL, from the exons ATGGTGGCAACCTTCAAGGTCGCCGTGCTGGGAGCCCAGGGCGTGGGCAAGAGTGCCATAGTGCGGCAGTTCCTGTACAACGAGTTCAGCGAGGTCTGTGTGCCCACCACGGCCCGCCGCGTCTACCTGCCCGCCGTCGTCATGAACGGCCACGTCCACGACCTGCAGATCATGGACTGTCCCCCCATTGCGGCTTTCCCCGTCAACACCCTGCAG GAGTGGGCAGACGTGTGTTGCAGGGGGCTCCGGAGCGTCCACGCCTACATCCTGGTCtatgacatctgctgctttgACAGCTTCGAGTACATCAAAACCATCCGCCAGCAGATCCTGGAAACAAG GGTCATTGGCACTTCAGAGACCCCCATCATCATCGTGGGCAACAAGCGGGACCTGCAGCGGGGCCGGGTGATCCCGCGCTGGAACGTGTCCAACCTGGTGAAGAAGACGTGGAAGTGCGGCTACATCGAGTGCTCGGCCAAGTACAACTGGCACATCCTGCTGCTCTTCAGTGAGCTCCTCAAGAGCGTGGGCTGTGCCCGCTGCAAGCACGTGCACGCCGCCATCCGCTTCCAGGGGGCCCTGCGCAGGAACCGCTGCACCATCAT